The DNA window actttttgggtacaaacgaaacataaaaatcgaaaatagggtacaattaaaaaatttcctaggttatggtataaatgaaaaaaatttacaaggtgggcggtttttaagtaattaggccttttgaAATCTTTAAACTATTTggttttggtttattttttattttctcaggtccttaaactttcattttttaattcattgaGTCCCTATATTAAAATCCACTTATAAACCACTTAAGTAcccaataaattaaaaagggaaAGTTTAACGAACCAATGAACCAAAtgaaattcatttaaaaatccAATAAATCAAAAAGTGAAGGTTTAAGGATCCGAAAAAGCTAAATAGAAAATGAGGGATTTGATAAACCAAAATCATATAATTTAAGGATCCCAAAATGAGTTTAACTTTTTTCTTaggcttaattgcataaaaaaatcaacaactttcacgtgtttttggtatttaacataatttattttttggcataaaaaatcaccaactttcattttttggcatattagTTCATGAGTTgtgaaacggcgccgttttgaatgtaaaatggCGCTGTTTTGCgctaaaacggcgtcgttttgcgCTTAATTTTTCAAACGAAACAGTTATGTGgacgaatatgccaaaaaataaaagttgatgattttttatgccaagaaaaaaagattatgttaaataccaaaaacacgcgaaaattagtgatttttggtgcaattaaacCTTTTTCTTATAAGCTTATATGTCTATATgatgtaattaaatttattattactatttaaaccataattttaaaaaattactccctctgtcccatctaaaaattctatttattgtttttcatatatattaaaaaaatataatttttttttattttgccttTATCAACATGTTTTAAAATTGTACATGTCATTTATTACCTTGCAAGTGTGTTTAATCATTAAGATAAGATAAAACAAGAAGTAAAAAAGAGATTAAAGTAAAAAGTTACATTAAGATTTCTTAagtgatatataaaaaaaaggtcaaatgttataaaacggccaaacctttcacaaaaatttcacaaaagtcatgacctttcaattttgtcgattttggccaaaaacggattatttggtttcacaaaagtcctgacctttcaattttgtcaattttggctaaaaatggattatttagtttcacaaaagtcctgaactttcaatatttggcatgccacataggcgtcacataggaaccacataggcaaattgaaatcaaattgagagttggccacaactgaaaccaaataatttgtttttggccaaaatcgacaaaattgaaaggttaggacttttgtgaaacttttatgaaagatttggccattttacaacatttggcctaaaaaaaataaaaaaactttctAATTAAGACAAAACGAgtatatatttatcattttatatggATTTGATTGTTAGCCTGGTAAAAAAACAAAGTAATAGGAGCAAAGATCATCATGTCGAAGCTCAACTAGTGATTAATCTcacctaaattaattaaactgaaattttggttagattttgattataaaactataaagaaaaacacattttaaacGACATTTAAGTTGTCGtttgtgatttgtttcatacaaaAAGCAAGACAGGTGGCACTGTGAGTCCGATCCAGGTTCCCGCCACGTCAGCGAGTGTCCAGTGAGTTCATAGTTCGTTCTCGTTCCCCTAATAAATTCTCTCCTGTTTCCGTTACCGGTTCCTCTCTGGATTATCGTCAGTTCCACATAAACAGTAAACCCTAGAGACGAAGGCACATTTATTTATAGGAACAAGAGCGTTAGAATTCATAGTGATGCAAATTACTGTAAGTTATTTCGTTTCTTCTGTGTAATTAGTTTTTGTTGCATGCTTGTTATGATCTCCGCTTAATATTTGAAGAAGAACAAAATTACTCGTAAAGGTCTGAATtctgattataaaatttataagtgCGTTACAACTCATACCTCGTTAATTACACTTAATTATAATCACTATCTAAAAGATTTAATGCTAATGTTTTTTTACGCTTTCTTTTGAAGTTCAAATAGATTTTTTCAATGCAGGACACTTAAATTGGTTCCAGAAATCTGTTATATTCTTGTTTTTCTCGCGCATtggctatttttttaattaagtcaTGGAGGATAATGTGGAAGAAGTTGAGAATAAAGTTCCGAAAAGTGATGTTGTTAGCGAAGAAGCTTTGAAAAGTTGTAATTGTAGCGAATTGGAAGCGAGGAGTGAAAAGGAGGAAGCGAAGATTGTAGAATTGGAATTGGAGATGGAAAAGAGAAAGAGTGATTATGAAGCACTTGAGGTTAAGTTTAAAGGATTAGAAGCCGAGAAAATATCTGTCGAAGCTGAACTAGAGGCTTCGAGGATAAGAAATAATGTGGCAATGGAGCGTGGAAAAGCCGTTGAAGGCGGACACAAGGATACGGTTGTTGATTTGACTGAGGATGGAGATGAGGAcgaagatgatgatgatattGTTGATCTGATTATGGATGAAAATGCTGCTTTGCAATGTGAGAAGACAAGGGCTGAAAGTGAGGTCGAGGTTTGGAAGAAAAAGTTCGAACAATTGGAGTTGTGGGTGTCGCAGGTGGATGACATTACCCTCTCGAGAGGTGGCAAACAATTGCTAAATGAAGTGATAAAAGGCAATAATACTCTGCCAGTAGAGCAACTGCAAAGTAGCAAAGAACCACTGGACTCAGTACCTTCCCTTTGTACCCCTGGTAAAGACTTTAACaatttgttttcatttgttacACTATGTTTTGTTTCTGTCATTAGTTTCATATAATACACTTATACTAATGTGagattatgataaaaatatctTGGGTTGTCATCAGTCTATATGTTATCCGAGCCTATCAATTTAATGTGCCAGAGTCTACTAGTTCTAGATATTTATTCTATTTGAAATATGTGTGTTGAACAATGAATAAAGCTAGGCCTTTGATCATTCAAAATTGAATAGACATAGAATTGGTTATAACTTATAACTAAAAGTTCATGCTCTTGCAGATTTGAATTCTGGCAGTGTGTGTTTTTTCTTCACAGATGTGCTAATTAATCATACTTGCCGTATTAAAATTTGCATGCCGTCTTATGTCAACTTTTTGCTAAACTTTTGCATTGTAGTAATAGCAGGAAACTCGCTAGTTGCTCTTAATTGTTCTTTTATGAAACTTTGGCATTGTCATACTAGAAATAAACGgtcttttgttaaaaaatatgatatttgtTTACTAATTGTTTGGAAACCACCTTCATAAATGCCTTCCTTTTGTTTTCTGTTATGGCAGGCAAAACTTATAAAGACGATCAATGTGGCTACACTCCTTTATCTGGAACCAAAGGTGTCTGTTTGAAATCTGAACAAGAGTCTCACAGAATGGCTAAAAGACATTTGTCatttgaaaaagaagaaagaagcCCTAACAAGAAGATGGCTCCATCAACTCCAGCTAGCGCTAAACCTACTCGTCTAAATGTCATCGACATTTTTGGCAGCGATGATGATTCTGACGGTCATTCAGCCCCATTATCTATCCCTAATGATcaggaaattaaaaaaatctgcAATTCAACTGATCATGTGTTGACCGGAACAGCGGATGGTGAGCAAGACTTGATATCTAATAAGTCTGCTGGGAGGGCTGTTGGCTGTGAGGATCATGATGAAGACTTGGATGATTACAAGGATAACATTCCAAACTCTCTAACTTTTAAGAGAAAACGAGCTGCAAAAATCATTACTAGTGATAGTGAGAGTGATGAAGACGATAATATTCCGATATCTAAGCTAAAGAAAGTATATCTTCAGGAATCAGTCCCTAATATAGCTGAGTCTGATATGTACTGCTGCTCAAAATCTGCTTATGACAATGTTAAATGTAATGTAACCCGTTCAAGGCGGCGTTTGGTGACTTTGAGACAATGTGAAGAAACAGTGAAAGCAGAAAGCAGCTCTCAAAATATTGAACACGGACAAGAATTTGCTGCGACGGATGATGCTGAAGATGTTGAATCTGAGGAAGTTGGATCAGAGAGTGAGGGTGAGAGCTTGGGTGGATTCATTGTGGACAGCTCTGATATATCTGACGCTGATAATATGTGCATTGCCTTAGATGATACGTCAGATAGTGATGTGGATTTTGGTGGGATTTTATCCAAATTGCAAAGAAGCAAGGATAGTTTTAAGTGGGAGTTAGAGGCAGATATGCTATCAGCGTTTGGTAAAAATCTTGAACTATGTATGAAAGCTGTATGTGCTCTCTATCGGCAGCAAACCTCCGACGAACAAGTCAGCAAGGAAACAATATATGCGAATAAAAGAggatttagccaaattgatgcTCTCAGGTAAGCAACTGTTATCTCGTCGTATACACATTTACTAGTTAAATTTTATTGCCGGTATAACTGATATGGCAATACAAATTATAAGTTCCCATTATCTCTTTTCATCTTAATGATTTGTGTTGGCATGTTTTCCTTTAGTTTCTATCTAAAACTTGTGTTGAGATGGATGATTATCTGCAAAAGATTTTGGTAATTTACAGTTTGGAATTGTACAGGGGCACCGAGTTGGCCTTATATTTGACTGAAGGAGATCCTCATGGAGATCTAAAGAAATCTGCCAAGCAATTGGAAGAGCGTGGCTCCTACGAAGTTGAACTGTGTAAAACATTGGCGACTCGCTACTCTAAGCAGTTGTTTGAGATCTACAAGAAAAAAGAGGACCCTCTATTTCTGCCAGTGTTGAATTGAATAGCAACTCAAGGAAAGCTAGAGAAGTAGTTAAATTGCCGGAAGGGAATCCCGAGGGGttggattttgttttataaccttagACATGACTGCTTCGTTTTGATGTCTATATTAGTTTGGAAATATTTGTACGTAAATGGTGCTAAATTATGTGAAGTAGCCTAGTCTAATGTTAATGTGAATTGAAAATCAAGCAGTTGGATGTTTATAGTTATAGTTTAATCATCTTTTAAGCTAGTTTTTAATCCTGTTTGGTTTATCTATTGGGTGATTTTCAAATGATTGGCTATTATAAGCAGTGACCAAACCAAACTGGTTTGGTTCAATTGGTTCCTTAAAGGCCATTTTTCGCTCTTTTTCGGGTCCTTTATTTTGGGCAGAGACGAACACACAGCCTGGTTCACCTTCAAAGAAATTAGAATTGATGGGTCACAAGGTTGACAATCAACAAGAGTTCTAAGTCACGGCTAACAAAATGTTTGTTCGACTGAAAATCAGAAattagttcggtttgatttttaaaaaacaaatgaaatatGATTCAActacattaagaaaaaaaattgcaataatTATTAAACCGAATCTTTATTTACTACTTAAAAGATAacttatttattagtttttcaatttatttataatataacaaTTGAACCACTAATTGAAATGGTTGAATCATAATTGATAATTGcaccaatttgattttttttccttctttaaaaaaattgaaggattATTCTCTTATCTCGCAATGATTTAAACTCAAAGATCTTTTGGTCCTAAATAAAACGTTCTTACCATTTGAGCTAACTCATCTCATCACGGGTTTCACGTATTACaagtattaaatatattatatacaatCAAATAAGTTGAAAAAGGAAATTAACAAATTATTACTATCTCAACCTTGGAATAGAAttttgtaatataatctaaaaaataaaaatcaaactaattaaGGTTAGGGAATCAACAGAgaatattaaataaactaaaatctggCAAAAGAATTAAACAAAGTTGCCAGATAGAGCCAGCAATAAACATATTCACAAGAATCACAACCAACCCAATACTAATACACAATCATTAGTACACAATACAGCTTGGAATTACAagaaaacattaaattattaaatgcctaataaaaag is part of the Mercurialis annua linkage group LG3, ddMerAnnu1.2, whole genome shotgun sequence genome and encodes:
- the LOC126675120 gene encoding uncharacterized protein LOC126675120, with the translated sequence MEDNVEEVENKVPKSDVVSEEALKSCNCSELEARSEKEEAKIVELELEMEKRKSDYEALEVKFKGLEAEKISVEAELEASRIRNNVAMERGKAVEGGHKDTVVDLTEDGDEDEDDDDIVDLIMDENAALQCEKTRAESEVEVWKKKFEQLELWVSQVDDITLSRGGKQLLNEVIKGNNTLPVEQLQSSKEPLDSVPSLCTPGKTYKDDQCGYTPLSGTKGVCLKSEQESHRMAKRHLSFEKEERSPNKKMAPSTPASAKPTRLNVIDIFGSDDDSDGHSAPLSIPNDQEIKKICNSTDHVLTGTADGEQDLISNKSAGRAVGCEDHDEDLDDYKDNIPNSLTFKRKRAAKIITSDSESDEDDNIPISKLKKVYLQESVPNIAESDMYCCSKSAYDNVKCNVTRSRRRLVTLRQCEETVKAESSSQNIEHGQEFAATDDAEDVESEEVGSESEGESLGGFIVDSSDISDADNMCIALDDTSDSDVDFGGILSKLQRSKDSFKWELEADMLSAFGKNLELCMKAVCALYRQQTSDEQVSKETIYANKRGFSQIDALRGTELALYLTEGDPHGDLKKSAKQLEERGSYEVELCKTLATRYSKQLFEIYKKKEDPLFLPVLN